The Puntigrus tetrazona isolate hp1 chromosome 4, ASM1883169v1, whole genome shotgun sequence genome includes a window with the following:
- the ogfr gene encoding opioid growth factor receptor isoform X1, whose protein sequence is MDDDLVCEYDSTWDTESDGDELENTGRSKKTRPAFWSNSSSRNLRAAKDMQNYRHGYPNINEEECPEERMTNLKFYLNEIKSSPDDVSIETFHTEWRTDYKRLERVHSYIQWLFPLREPGVNYMAAELTKKEIQAFKESDEAKSRLLDSYELMLGFYGIQLLNRETGEVKRAENWRERFANLERNMHNNLRITRILKSLGELGFEHFQAPLVRFFLEETLVRKTLSSVKRSVLDYFLFAVRDKRERRKLVRFAFQHFEPKDKFVWCPRKIQKRFKKKSEKRQNSSAGSGGESAAQDEGHSRYKNKDAEAASEPKHSKPVAELTDAKKQVDSDSVMRAEDQEPNPDAASVQLALTNGTAVNNGETVSDEPRCAEDQQVSQKPERAAEAPDASCERVAALNTGSADCDDSRDETDRLLCPADSQEEPEGTSEDRTVTDSPKHNTPTQSEKLPRPGLTLTSIQPENHEKNATNCNQANGSETEEPMDIVDTSSYLAHE, encoded by the exons TGGTCCAACTCCTCCTCAAGAAACCTCAGAGCGGCTAAGGACATGCAGAACTACAGACACGGATATCCA AACATTAATGAAGAGGAATGTCCAGAAGAGAGAATGACTAATTTAAAATTCTatctgaatgaaattaaatcatcTCCTGATG ATGTGTCGATTGAGACATTTCACACCGAGTGGAGAACCGATTACAAAAGACTGGAGAGAGTTCACTCCTACATTCAGTG GTTGTTTCCTTTGCGAGAGCCCGGAGTTAACTACATGGCTGCGGAGCTCACCAAGAAGGAAATCCAA GCCTTCAAGGAGAGCGATGAAGCTAAGAGCCGTCTCCTGGACTCCTACGAGCTCATGCTCGGCTTCTACGGCATACAGCTGCTCAACAGAGAAACCGGGGAGGTGAAGCGCGCTGAGAACTGGAGAGAGAGATTCGCCAATCTAGAGAG AAACATGCACAACAATCTCCGAATCACAAGGATACTCAAGAGCCTGGGAGAGCTGGGTTTTGAGCATTTCCAAGCCCCTCTGGTGCGATTCTTCCTGGAGGAGACCCTGGTTAGAAAGACCCTCAGCAGCGTCAAACGCAGCGTACTCGACTACTTCCTGTTCGCTGTGCGGGACAAGCGTGAGCGCAGGAAGCTGGTGCGCTTCGCCTTCCAGCACTTTGAGCCCAAAGACAAGTTTGTGTGGTGCCCCAGGAAAATCCAAAAACGCTTCAAGAAGAAGTCGGAGAAGCGGCAGAACTCTTCAGCTGGTAGCGGCGGAGAGAGCGCAGCACAGGACGAAGGTCATTCACGATACAAAAACAAGGATGCAGAAGCCGCCAGCGAGCCAAAACACAGCAAGCCGGTCGCTGAGCTCACAGACGCAAAGAAGCAAGTCGACAGCGACTCCGTAATGAGAGCGGAAGATCAGGAGCCCAATCCAGACGCTGCTTCTGTACAATTGGCTCTTACTAACGGCACCGCTGTTAACAACGGAGAGACTGTTAGCGACGAGCCACGCTGTGCTGAAGACCAGCAAGTCTCCCAGAAGCCTGAGCGAGCGGCGGAGGCTCCGGATGCTAGCTGCGAGCGTGTAGCCGCTCTTAACACAGGATCGGCAGACTGTGACGACTCTCGGGACGAGACGGACCGTCTGCTCTGTCCTGCTGACTCTCAGGAGGAGCCGGAGGGAACGAGTGAGGATAGGACAGTGACTGACAGCCCTAAACACAACACACCAACACAGTCTGAGAAGCTTCCCAGGCCTGGCCTGACCCTGACCAGCATCCAGCCAGAGAACCATGAGAAGAACGCAACGAACTGCAACCAGGCTAACGGATCAGAGACCGAAGAGCCAATGGACATTGTGGACACAAGTTCATACCTCGCCCACGAATGA
- the ogfr gene encoding opioid growth factor receptor isoform X2: MQNYRHGYPNINEEECPEERMTNLKFYLNEIKSSPDDVSIETFHTEWRTDYKRLERVHSYIQWLFPLREPGVNYMAAELTKKEIQAFKESDEAKSRLLDSYELMLGFYGIQLLNRETGEVKRAENWRERFANLERNMHNNLRITRILKSLGELGFEHFQAPLVRFFLEETLVRKTLSSVKRSVLDYFLFAVRDKRERRKLVRFAFQHFEPKDKFVWCPRKIQKRFKKKSEKRQNSSAGSGGESAAQDEGHSRYKNKDAEAASEPKHSKPVAELTDAKKQVDSDSVMRAEDQEPNPDAASVQLALTNGTAVNNGETVSDEPRCAEDQQVSQKPERAAEAPDASCERVAALNTGSADCDDSRDETDRLLCPADSQEEPEGTSEDRTVTDSPKHNTPTQSEKLPRPGLTLTSIQPENHEKNATNCNQANGSETEEPMDIVDTSSYLAHE, translated from the exons ATGCAGAACTACAGACACGGATATCCA AACATTAATGAAGAGGAATGTCCAGAAGAGAGAATGACTAATTTAAAATTCTatctgaatgaaattaaatcatcTCCTGATG ATGTGTCGATTGAGACATTTCACACCGAGTGGAGAACCGATTACAAAAGACTGGAGAGAGTTCACTCCTACATTCAGTG GTTGTTTCCTTTGCGAGAGCCCGGAGTTAACTACATGGCTGCGGAGCTCACCAAGAAGGAAATCCAA GCCTTCAAGGAGAGCGATGAAGCTAAGAGCCGTCTCCTGGACTCCTACGAGCTCATGCTCGGCTTCTACGGCATACAGCTGCTCAACAGAGAAACCGGGGAGGTGAAGCGCGCTGAGAACTGGAGAGAGAGATTCGCCAATCTAGAGAG AAACATGCACAACAATCTCCGAATCACAAGGATACTCAAGAGCCTGGGAGAGCTGGGTTTTGAGCATTTCCAAGCCCCTCTGGTGCGATTCTTCCTGGAGGAGACCCTGGTTAGAAAGACCCTCAGCAGCGTCAAACGCAGCGTACTCGACTACTTCCTGTTCGCTGTGCGGGACAAGCGTGAGCGCAGGAAGCTGGTGCGCTTCGCCTTCCAGCACTTTGAGCCCAAAGACAAGTTTGTGTGGTGCCCCAGGAAAATCCAAAAACGCTTCAAGAAGAAGTCGGAGAAGCGGCAGAACTCTTCAGCTGGTAGCGGCGGAGAGAGCGCAGCACAGGACGAAGGTCATTCACGATACAAAAACAAGGATGCAGAAGCCGCCAGCGAGCCAAAACACAGCAAGCCGGTCGCTGAGCTCACAGACGCAAAGAAGCAAGTCGACAGCGACTCCGTAATGAGAGCGGAAGATCAGGAGCCCAATCCAGACGCTGCTTCTGTACAATTGGCTCTTACTAACGGCACCGCTGTTAACAACGGAGAGACTGTTAGCGACGAGCCACGCTGTGCTGAAGACCAGCAAGTCTCCCAGAAGCCTGAGCGAGCGGCGGAGGCTCCGGATGCTAGCTGCGAGCGTGTAGCCGCTCTTAACACAGGATCGGCAGACTGTGACGACTCTCGGGACGAGACGGACCGTCTGCTCTGTCCTGCTGACTCTCAGGAGGAGCCGGAGGGAACGAGTGAGGATAGGACAGTGACTGACAGCCCTAAACACAACACACCAACACAGTCTGAGAAGCTTCCCAGGCCTGGCCTGACCCTGACCAGCATCCAGCCAGAGAACCATGAGAAGAACGCAACGAACTGCAACCAGGCTAACGGATCAGAGACCGAAGAGCCAATGGACATTGTGGACACAAGTTCATACCTCGCCCACGAATGA